In Carya illinoinensis cultivar Pawnee chromosome 6, C.illinoinensisPawnee_v1, whole genome shotgun sequence, a single genomic region encodes these proteins:
- the LOC122313818 gene encoding protein DMP9-like → MEPNPQDAIGINIYTASPTEESTQIPSSSQTTPQVGRKRRAVAKGVQKTISKTSMLVNFLPTGTLLTFEMVLPSVSGNGQCSPVSTQMIYALLGLCTLSCFFFHFTDSFRGPDGKVYYGFVTPKGLAVFKAGLGVEVPKDDKYRVGFSDFVHAIMSVMVFVAIAFSDHRVTDCIFPGHAKDMDEVMEGFPLMVGILCSGLFLVFPNTRFGIGCMAT, encoded by the coding sequence ATGGAGCCCAACCCTCAAGACGCTATTGGAATCAATATCTACACCGCTTCTCCCACGGAAGAATCGACCCAAATCCCATCCTCTTCCCAGACCACTCCTCAGGTTGGCCGGAAAAGGCGAGCAGTTGCTAAGGGAGTGCAGAAAACAATATCCAAAACTTCAATGCTCGTCAACTTCCTCCCAACGGGGACCCTTCTCACGTTTGAGATGGTCCTCCCGTCTGTTTCCGGAAACGGCCAGTGCTCTCCCGTTAGCACCCAAATGATCTACGCCCTTCTGGGCCTCTGCACCCTCTCATGCTTCTTCTTTCACTTCACAGACAGTTTCCGAGGCCCCGACGGCAAAGTCTACTACGGGTTCGTGACCCCGAAAGGTCTAGCGGTGTTCAAGGCCGGGCTTGGAGTGGAAGTTCCAAAGGACGACAAGTACAGAGTTGGGTTCTCGGATTTCGTCCATGCGATTATGTCGGTAATGGTTTTCGTGGCGATTGCTTTCTCGGATCATCGAGTCACGGATTGTATTTTTCCTGGACATGCCAAGGACATGGATGAAGTTATGGAGGGTTTCCCTCTGATGGTTGGGATTCTATGCAGTGGTCTCTTCTTGGTCTTTCCAAATACTCGATTTGGAATCGGATGCATGGCTACCTGA